A DNA window from Arachis duranensis cultivar V14167 chromosome 3, aradu.V14167.gnm2.J7QH, whole genome shotgun sequence contains the following coding sequences:
- the LOC107481127 gene encoding potassium transporter 6-like — protein sequence MDLESRIFQNSNKQKESWRSVLTLAYQSLGVVYGEISTSPLFVYRNTFSEDIGHTDTNEEIFGVLSLVFWTLTLVTLVKYVFIVLRADDNGEGGTFALYSLLCRHARLRSFHNCQLEDEELSEYRSSRCFGADVPERSLNCRVKNTLEKHEFLQGVLLVLALIGTCMVVGVGVLKPAISVFSAVSGLELSVSKEHHRYAEVPAACLILIGLFALQRYGTHRVGFIFAPIVLTWLLCIAAIGIYNIYYWNPHVYKALSPYYVFQFIKKTKTAGWMSLGGILLCITGSEAMFADLGHFSPLSIKIAFTAVVYPCLTLAYMGQAAYFSRHHDIKHEYEFGFYVSVPGKLRWPVVVIAILAAVVGSQSIITGTFSIIKQCSALNCFPRVKVVHTSSKIHGQVYIPEINWLLMLMCLAVTIGFGDIRRLGNASGLAVISVMLVTTCLMSLVIILCWKQNVLLALAFVVFFGTIEAVFFSASIMKFFEGAWVPIVMSVVFLSVMYSWHYGTVKKYELDVHNKVSVNWLLSLGPSLGFVRVGGIGLVHTELVSGIPAIFSHFVTNLPAFHQVLVFLCIKHVPIPHVRPQERFLVGRVGPRNFRIYRCIVRYGYRDIHKDDDEFEKDLVCSIAEFIRTGNSSNEGEKDDHHDVMAVVGTCSSSTHHIIMSDENGTLEHKGQKKKVRFIVPEKQKMESDAMEELKDLMEAREAGVAYIIGHSYMRAKPGSSTLKKLLVNFGYELLRKNSRAPSYVHSVPHASALEVSMSYNH from the exons ATGGATCTGGAAAGTAGGATTTTTCAAAACTCTAATAAG caGAAAGAATCATGGAGATCAGTTCTGACACTGGCATATCAGAGCCTTGGAGTGGTGTATGGTGAAATAAGCACTTCACCACTTTTTGTGTACAGAAACACATTCTCTGAAGACATTGGTCACACTGACACCAATGAAGAGATTTTTGGCGTTCTGTCTTTGGTGTTCTGGACTTTAACATTGGTTACTCTTGTTAAGTATGTGTTCATAGTGCTTAGAGCTGATGACAATGGTGAAGGAGGCACATTTGCACTCTACTCTTTGCTCTGCCGCCATGCCAGGCTTCGATCATTCCATAATTGCCAGCTGGAGGATGAGGAGCTCTCCGAGTACCGGAGTAGCCGCTGCTTCGGCGCCGATGTGCCGGAGAGAAGCCTTAACTGTAGGGTGAAGAACACCTTGGAGAAGCACGAGTTCTTGCAGGGTGTTCTGTTGGTTCTTGCTCTCATTGGAACTTGCATGGTCGTTGGTGTTGGGGTGCTTAAACCTGCTATTTCTG TTTTCTCAGCTGTGTCTGGCCTTGAGCTTTCAGTGTCCAAGGAGCATCACAGAT ATGCAGAAGTTCCAGCTGCATGTTTGATATTGATAGGCTTGTTTGCACTTCAACGTTATGGTACACACAGGGTTGGCTTCATCTTCGCCCCCATAGTTCTTACATGGCTTCTCTGCATCGCCGCCATCGGCATATACAACATTTACTATTGGAACCCTCATGTATACAAAGCACTCTCCCCATATTATGTTTTCCAGTtcataaagaaaacaaagacaGCAGGGTGGATGTCCCTTGGTGGAATTTTACTATGCATAACAG GATCAGAGGCCATGTTTGCTGATCTTGGACACTTTTCGCCATTATCCATCAAG attgCCTTCACTGCTGTGGTTTATCCATGCTTAACTCTAGCATACATGGGACAAGCTGCATATTTTTCGAGACATCACGACATCAAACACGAGTATGAGTTTGGGTTCTATGTATCTGTCCCAG GGAAGTTGAGGTGGCCTGTTGTGGTGATAGCAATACTAGCCGCAGTTGTTGGCAGCCAATCCATCATCACAGGAACTTTCTCAATTATCAAGCAATGCTCAGCACTAAACTGCTTCCCAAGGGTTAAAGTGGTTCACACATCTTCAAAGATTCATGGCCAAGTTTACATCCCTGAGATAAATTGGCTATTGATGCTGATGTGTTTGGCTGTAACTATTGGTTTCGGAGACATAAGGCGTCTTGGCAATGCATCAG GTTTGGCTGTCATCTCAGTCATGCTGGTAACTACCTGCTTGATGTCACTGGTAATTATACTGTGCTGGAAGCAGAATGTTTTGCTAGCACTGGcctttgttgttttctttggaACAATTGAGGCTGTGTTCTTCTCAGCTTCCATTATGAAATTCTTTGAAGGAGCATGGGTACCAATTGTTATGTCAGTTGTGTTTCTTTCAGTAATGTATAGCTGGCACTATGGAACTGTAAAGAAGTATGAATTGGATGTCCATAACAAGGTTTCAGTGAACTGGCTACTGAGCCTTGGACCAAGCTTAGGCTTTGTCCGAGTTGGCGGCATTGGGCTTGTCCACACAGAGCTAGTTTCCGGCATTCCAGCAATATTCTCACACTTTGTAACCAATTTACCTGCTTTCCACCAAGTGCTGGTGTTCCTCTGCATCAAGCATGTTCCAATTCCACATGTTAGACCCCAGGAGCGGTTTCTAGTAGGCAGAGTAGGGCCAAGAAACTTCAGAATCTACCGGTGTATCGTCCGATATGGATACCGTGACATCCACAAAGACGACGATGAGTTCGAGAAAGACCTTGTATGCAGCATAGCTGAGTTCATAAGAACCGGGAATTCAAGCAATGAGGGTGAGAAGGATGATCATCATGATGTGATGGCAGTTGTAGGCACATGTTCTAGTTCTACTCATCACATTATTATGAGTGATGAGAATGGAACGTTAGAACACAAGggacaaaagaaaaaggtacGGTTTATTGTGCCGGAGAAGCAGAAGATGGAGAGTGATGCAATGGAGGAGTTGAAGGATTTAATGGAAGCTAGGGAAGCTGGGGTGGCATACATTATAGGACATTCATACATGAGAGCCAAACCAGGTTCCAGCACTTTGAAAAAATTGTTGGTTAATTTTGGTTATGAATTGTTAAGGAAAAATAGCAGGGCACCCTCCTATGTACATAGTGTACCTCATGCATCAGCTTTAGAGGTTTCCATGTCATACAATCACTAA